The following coding sequences lie in one Streptomyces albofaciens JCM 4342 genomic window:
- a CDS encoding bifunctional adenosylcobinamide kinase/adenosylcobinamide-phosphate guanylyltransferase has translation MELTLLGTGAPRGLPRPGCPCAACATAVGDEARAATALLIDGALLLDLTPGPAFAAARAGHSLTAVRQVLLSHPHDGPAMEVPAGLPQPGRVADGRELALLDGHRVRAVAVDVPGTGYEVGGPEGERLLYLPPGAAPAGLAEGEGHGRGSGPYDMVLLDVLGRPDALARLRASGAVDAATDVLGVHLDHEVPPGPELHRRLAAAGARTVPDGTSLLVGEYHAVPDLPRRTLVLGGARSGKSAEAERRLAAFPDVLYVATGGTRDGDAEWAARVSAHRERRPASWRTTETCDLLPLLEGGVRHEDRPCGAAAPAAPDDSPLLIDCLALWLTHAMDEVGAWDDGKWAAGGERELRARVDELVAAVRGARRPVVAVSNEVGSGVVPATASGRRFRDELGRLNALFGAECEHVLLVVAGQALALRG, from the coding sequence GTGGAACTGACTCTCCTCGGCACCGGAGCCCCCCGGGGGCTGCCGCGCCCCGGCTGCCCCTGTGCCGCCTGCGCCACCGCCGTCGGCGACGAGGCGCGGGCGGCCACCGCGCTGCTCATCGACGGGGCGCTGCTCCTGGACCTGACCCCGGGGCCGGCGTTCGCCGCCGCCCGCGCCGGGCACTCGCTGACCGCCGTACGGCAGGTGCTGCTCTCGCACCCGCACGACGGGCCCGCGATGGAGGTGCCCGCCGGGCTGCCGCAGCCGGGCCGGGTCGCGGACGGCCGGGAGCTGGCGCTGCTGGACGGGCACCGGGTGCGGGCCGTCGCGGTGGACGTGCCGGGCACCGGTTACGAGGTCGGCGGGCCCGAGGGCGAGCGGCTGCTGTACCTGCCGCCCGGGGCCGCGCCGGCCGGGCTGGCCGAGGGCGAGGGGCACGGGCGCGGCTCCGGCCCGTACGACATGGTGCTGCTGGACGTGCTGGGGCGGCCGGACGCGCTGGCGCGGCTGCGGGCGAGCGGGGCCGTGGACGCGGCGACCGACGTGCTGGGCGTCCACCTGGACCACGAGGTGCCGCCCGGCCCGGAGCTGCACCGCCGGCTGGCCGCCGCGGGCGCGCGTACCGTGCCGGACGGTACGTCGCTGCTGGTCGGCGAGTATCACGCGGTGCCGGATCTGCCGCGCCGCACGCTGGTGCTGGGCGGCGCGCGCAGCGGCAAGTCGGCGGAGGCGGAGCGGCGGCTGGCCGCCTTCCCGGACGTCCTGTACGTCGCCACCGGCGGCACCCGGGACGGGGACGCCGAGTGGGCCGCGCGGGTCTCGGCCCACCGGGAGCGCCGCCCGGCGTCCTGGCGTACGACGGAGACCTGCGATCTGCTGCCGCTCCTGGAAGGCGGCGTCCGGCACGAGGACCGGCCGTGTGGCGCCGCCGCACCGGCCGCGCCGGACGACTCGCCGCTGCTCATCGACTGCCTCGCCCTGTGGCTGACGCACGCCATGGACGAGGTGGGCGCGTGGGACGACGGGAAGTGGGCGGCGGGCGGCGAGCGGGAGCTGCGCGCGCGGGTGGACGAGCTGGTCGCGGCGGTGCGCGGTGCCCGGCGGCCGGTGGTGGCGGTGAGCAACGAGGTCGGCTCGGGGGTGGTCCCGGCCACCGCGTCCGGCCGCCGGTTCCGCGACGAACTGGGGCGGCTGAACGCGCTGTTCGGCGCCGAGTGCGAACACGTCCTGCTGGTCGTCGCCGGGCAGGCGCTTGCGCTGCGCGGATGA
- a CDS encoding S1C family serine protease, whose translation MTPSPTSPRRAAVAAAAALCATALIAGCSGSGSPDPADRSPSSAPGTSPAKAAAPSVSTDLQNAYQKVVKDVLPSVVQITTGEGLGSGVVYDARGHVVTNAHVVGQEKTFKVTTARGSRSLNASLVASYPEQDLAVIKIEKAPGDLKPATFGDSAKVEIGQIVLAMGSPLGLSGSVTQGIVSATGRTVSEPSSGGGTGATLANMVQTSAAINPGNSGGALVNLSDQVIGIPTLAATDPQMGEGAAPGIGFAIPASTVRNIADQIIKDGKVTNSGRAALGITARTIVGPDFEGAGVSVASVKKGGPADQAGIEAGDVIVKFDGTDIGTMQELTEALAGHKPGDKVEVTVDRDGARKPVRVTLGTI comes from the coding sequence ATGACGCCTTCACCGACTTCCCCGCGCAGGGCGGCGGTCGCCGCGGCGGCCGCCCTGTGCGCGACCGCACTGATCGCCGGCTGCTCCGGTTCGGGCTCCCCCGACCCCGCCGACCGGTCCCCCTCGTCGGCCCCCGGCACCTCCCCCGCGAAGGCGGCGGCCCCCAGCGTCAGCACCGACCTCCAGAATGCCTACCAGAAGGTGGTCAAGGACGTGCTGCCGTCGGTCGTCCAGATCACCACCGGGGAGGGGCTGGGCTCGGGGGTGGTCTACGACGCGCGCGGGCACGTCGTCACCAACGCCCACGTGGTCGGCCAGGAGAAGACGTTCAAGGTCACCACGGCCCGGGGCAGCCGCTCGCTGAACGCCTCGCTGGTCGCCTCCTACCCGGAGCAGGACCTCGCCGTCATCAAGATCGAAAAGGCGCCGGGCGATCTGAAGCCGGCCACCTTCGGCGACTCCGCCAAGGTGGAGATCGGGCAGATCGTGCTCGCCATGGGCAGCCCGCTGGGGCTGTCCGGCAGCGTCACCCAGGGCATCGTCTCGGCGACCGGGCGCACCGTCAGCGAGCCCAGCAGCGGCGGCGGTACGGGCGCCACCCTCGCCAACATGGTGCAGACCTCCGCCGCCATCAACCCCGGTAACAGCGGCGGCGCCCTGGTCAACCTCTCCGACCAGGTCATCGGCATCCCCACGCTGGCCGCCACCGACCCGCAGATGGGCGAGGGCGCGGCCCCCGGCATCGGCTTCGCCATCCCGGCCTCCACCGTCCGCAACATCGCCGACCAGATCATCAAGGACGGCAAGGTCACCAACTCGGGCCGGGCGGCGCTGGGCATCACGGCCCGCACCATCGTCGGCCCGGACTTCGAGGGCGCCGGGGTGAGCGTCGCGAGCGTCAAGAAGGGCGGCCCGGCGGATCAGGCGGGCATCGAGGCGGGCGACGTCATCGTGAAGTTCGACGGGACGGACATCGGCACGATGCAGGAGCTGACGGAGGCGCTGGCGGGCCACAAGCCCGGCGACAAGGTGGAGGTGACGGTCGACCGGGACGGGGCGCGGAAGCCGGTGCGGGTCACCCTCGGGACGATCTGA
- a CDS encoding ABC transporter ATP-binding protein, giving the protein MSTETPRTASATADAEHPQPSLPVRKTWRVLYGHIRPHRAVIALGGLLTLAGSAAGLVQPLAAKALVERLGVHESITMLLVLLTALVVAGAVAESVGAYVLERTAESVVLAARRQLVARLLRLRMPAVDRSKPGDLMSRVTADTTLLRAITTQSLVSAGTGLATLVGAIVFMALLEPVLLGVTVAVIVLIGSSMGLVMPRISKATKRAQEAVGAISTALERTFGAFRTVKASGAERREEAAIEAAAREAWRSGIRAAKWQSLAMSSVGLAVQVSFLAVLGVGGARVASGATDIATLVAFLLYLFYLIDPISRLVEAASAYQVGSAAIARMAEAESLETEPLETEPSEEAGAGAPTKPASVAFEGVTFRYRPDLPPVHHGVDFVVPGGGMTAFVGPSGAGKSTVFGLVERFYEADGGRVLVDGTDVRDWPLDRLRAQIGYVEQDAPVLAGTLRENLLFAAPGATDDQLARVLTRTRLDGLVERLPEGLETPVGHRGSKLSGGERQRVAIARALLREPRLLLLDEATSQLDAVNELALRDTVAEAARTTTVLVVAHRLSTVTLADRIVVMEAGRVRAVGTHAELVASDPLYGELAATQFLATAPDDRANHAS; this is encoded by the coding sequence GTGAGCACCGAGACCCCGAGAACCGCCTCGGCCACCGCCGACGCGGAACACCCGCAGCCCTCCCTGCCCGTCCGGAAGACCTGGCGGGTGCTGTACGGCCACATCCGGCCGCACCGCGCCGTCATCGCCCTGGGCGGGCTGCTGACCCTGGCCGGCTCGGCCGCCGGCCTCGTCCAGCCGCTGGCCGCCAAGGCGCTGGTCGAGCGCCTGGGCGTACACGAGTCGATCACCATGCTGCTGGTGCTGCTGACCGCGCTGGTGGTGGCGGGCGCCGTGGCGGAATCGGTCGGCGCCTACGTCCTGGAACGCACCGCGGAGTCCGTGGTGCTCGCCGCCCGGCGTCAGCTCGTCGCCCGGCTGCTGCGGCTGCGGATGCCCGCGGTGGACCGCAGCAAGCCCGGTGACCTGATGTCGCGGGTCACCGCGGACACCACGCTGCTGCGCGCGATCACCACCCAGTCGCTGGTCTCCGCCGGGACCGGCCTCGCCACCCTGGTCGGCGCGATCGTGTTCATGGCCCTGCTGGAGCCGGTGCTGCTCGGGGTGACGGTCGCCGTGATCGTGCTGATCGGCAGCTCCATGGGGCTGGTCATGCCGCGGATCTCCAAGGCGACGAAGCGGGCGCAGGAGGCCGTGGGGGCGATCTCCACGGCCCTGGAGCGGACGTTCGGCGCGTTCCGTACGGTCAAGGCGTCCGGCGCGGAGCGGCGGGAGGAGGCGGCCATCGAGGCGGCGGCGCGCGAGGCGTGGCGCAGTGGCATACGGGCCGCGAAGTGGCAGTCGCTCGCGATGTCCTCGGTGGGGCTCGCGGTGCAGGTCTCCTTCCTGGCGGTGCTGGGCGTCGGCGGGGCGCGGGTGGCCTCGGGGGCCACCGACATCGCCACCCTGGTCGCGTTCCTGCTGTATCTCTTCTACTTGATCGACCCGATATCCCGGCTGGTGGAGGCGGCGTCCGCCTACCAGGTGGGGTCGGCCGCGATCGCCCGGATGGCGGAGGCGGAGAGCCTGGAGACGGAGCCCCTGGAGACGGAGCCTTCGGAAGAAGCGGGCGCCGGCGCCCCCACCAAGCCCGCGAGCGTCGCCTTCGAAGGGGTCACCTTCCGCTACCGCCCGGACCTGCCGCCCGTCCACCACGGCGTGGACTTCGTGGTGCCCGGCGGCGGCATGACGGCGTTCGTCGGCCCGTCCGGCGCCGGCAAGTCCACCGTCTTCGGGCTGGTGGAGCGGTTCTACGAGGCGGACGGCGGCCGGGTGCTGGTCGACGGCACGGACGTACGGGACTGGCCGCTGGACCGGCTGCGCGCCCAGATCGGCTACGTCGAGCAGGACGCGCCCGTACTGGCCGGCACGCTGCGCGAGAACCTGCTGTTCGCGGCGCCCGGCGCCACCGATGACCAGCTGGCCCGCGTCCTGACGCGGACCCGGCTGGACGGCCTGGTCGAGCGGCTGCCGGAGGGCCTGGAGACGCCGGTGGGCCACCGCGGCAGCAAGCTGTCGGGCGGCGAGCGGCAGCGGGTGGCGATCGCGCGGGCGCTGCTGCGCGAGCCGCGGCTGCTGCTCCTGGACGAGGCGACCTCGCAGCTGGACGCGGTCAACGAGCTGGCGCTGCGGGACACCGTCGCGGAGGCCGCCCGTACGACCACGGTGCTCGTGGTGGCGCACCGGCTGTCCACGGTCACGCTCGCGGACCGGATCGTGGTGATGGAGGCGGGACGGGTGCGCGCGGTCGGTACACACGCGGAGCTGGTGGCGAGCGATCCGCTGTACGGGGAGCTGGCGGCGACGCAGTTTCTCGCCACGGCGCCGGATGACCGGGCGAACCACGCGTCCTGA
- a CDS encoding class I SAM-dependent methyltransferase: MARQLEEQISARFPVGQRLRVLDVGTGQGTQALRLARAGHKVTGLEADPAMLAAARAALAEEPAGIQERVQLIEGDGRETGVHFLPGAFDVVLCHGVLMYVAEPDPMLAGLARVLAPGGLLSLVVRNADALAMRPGLSGDWDGALAAFESSEYVNRLGLKARADRLAALTATLDGIGAPLETWYGVRIFTDTAADDAPLPADGELERLLAAEERAGRTDPYRAVAALLHLCGVRGGAGSEGR, from the coding sequence GTGGCCCGCCAGCTGGAGGAGCAGATCTCGGCGCGCTTCCCGGTGGGACAGCGGCTGCGGGTGCTCGACGTGGGCACCGGCCAGGGCACCCAGGCGCTCCGGCTGGCCCGCGCCGGCCACAAGGTCACCGGCCTGGAGGCCGACCCCGCGATGCTGGCGGCCGCCCGCGCGGCCCTCGCGGAGGAACCGGCCGGCATCCAGGAGCGCGTGCAGCTCATCGAGGGCGACGGCCGGGAGACCGGCGTGCACTTCCTCCCCGGCGCCTTCGACGTGGTGCTGTGCCACGGCGTGCTGATGTACGTGGCCGAGCCGGACCCGATGCTGGCCGGGCTGGCCCGCGTCCTGGCGCCCGGTGGCCTGCTGTCCCTGGTGGTGCGCAACGCCGACGCGCTCGCGATGCGGCCGGGGCTGTCCGGTGACTGGGACGGCGCGCTGGCGGCCTTCGAGTCGTCCGAGTACGTCAACCGCCTCGGCCTGAAGGCCCGCGCCGACCGCCTGGCGGCGCTGACCGCCACGCTCGACGGGATCGGCGCGCCGCTGGAGACCTGGTACGGCGTACGGATCTTCACCGACACCGCGGCGGACGACGCGCCGCTGCCCGCCGACGGCGAGCTGGAACGGCTGCTGGCCGCGGAGGAGCGGGCCGGGCGCACCGATCCGTACCGCGCGGTGGCGGCGCTGCTGCACCTGTGCGGCGTACGGGGCGGAGCGGGGAGCGAGGGGCGGTAG
- a CDS encoding DUF3043 domain-containing protein: MFRSRSKDEQAATAKVTASEPKQPRDPQAPKGRPTPKRSQAQAQRRTRAHTPANRKEAQKAAREARRADMARQREALANGDERFLPVRDKGPVRRFARDFVDSRWCVAEFFLPMAVIILVLTMLRQPGIQNIALLLWLFIIVLIVIDSFVLWFSLGKRLKQRFPNENLRGVKPYALMRTLQMRRLRLPKPQVKRGERP, from the coding sequence GTGTTCCGAAGCCGTTCGAAGGATGAGCAGGCCGCGACCGCCAAGGTGACCGCGTCCGAGCCGAAGCAGCCCCGCGACCCGCAGGCCCCGAAGGGCCGCCCGACGCCGAAGCGCAGCCAGGCGCAGGCGCAGCGCCGCACGCGCGCGCACACGCCGGCCAACCGCAAGGAGGCGCAGAAGGCCGCGCGTGAGGCGCGCCGCGCCGACATGGCCCGGCAGCGCGAGGCGCTGGCCAACGGCGACGAGCGGTTCCTGCCGGTGCGCGACAAGGGCCCGGTGCGCCGCTTCGCGCGCGACTTCGTGGACTCGCGCTGGTGCGTGGCGGAGTTCTTCCTGCCGATGGCCGTGATCATCCTGGTGCTGACGATGCTGCGCCAGCCGGGGATCCAGAACATCGCGCTGCTGCTGTGGCTGTTCATCATCGTGCTGATCGTGATCGACTCGTTCGTGCTGTGGTTCTCGCTGGGCAAGCGCCTCAAGCAGCGCTTCCCGAACGAGAACCTGAGGGGCGTCAAGCCGTACGCCCTGATGCGCACCCTCCAGATGCGCCGGCTGCGCCTCCCGAAGCCGCAGGTCAAGCGCGGAGAGCGGCCCTGA
- a CDS encoding PspA/IM30 family protein: protein MSGVMKRMGMIFRAKANKALDRAEDPRETLDYSYQKQLELLQKVRRGVADVATSRKRLELQLNQLQAQSSKLEDQGRKALSLGREDLAREALSRRAALQQQVTDLETQHQTLQGEEEKLTLAAQRLQAKVDAFRTKKETIKATYTAAQAQTRIGEAFSGISEEMGDVGMAIERAEDKTAQMQARAGAIDELLASGALDDPSGMAKDDIAAELDRLSGGTDVELELQRMKAELAGPGADKQAIEGGQAGQGQQAPQAQPGQPRFDKQ from the coding sequence ATGAGCGGTGTCATGAAGCGGATGGGGATGATCTTCCGCGCGAAGGCCAACAAGGCCCTGGACCGGGCCGAGGATCCGCGCGAGACCCTTGACTACTCGTACCAGAAGCAGCTGGAGCTGCTCCAGAAGGTCCGTCGCGGCGTCGCCGACGTGGCGACCTCCCGCAAGCGCCTGGAGCTCCAGCTCAACCAGCTCCAGGCCCAGTCCTCCAAGCTGGAGGACCAGGGGCGCAAGGCCCTCTCGCTCGGCCGCGAGGACCTCGCCCGCGAGGCGCTGTCCCGCCGGGCGGCCCTCCAGCAGCAGGTCACCGACCTGGAGACGCAGCACCAGACCCTCCAGGGCGAGGAGGAGAAGCTCACCCTCGCCGCCCAGCGCCTTCAGGCCAAGGTCGACGCCTTCCGTACGAAGAAGGAGACGATCAAGGCCACCTACACCGCCGCCCAGGCCCAGACCCGGATCGGCGAGGCGTTCTCCGGCATCTCCGAGGAGATGGGCGACGTCGGCATGGCCATCGAGCGCGCGGAGGACAAGACCGCGCAGATGCAGGCCCGGGCCGGTGCCATCGACGAACTGCTCGCCTCCGGCGCGCTGGACGACCCGTCCGGCATGGCCAAGGACGACATCGCCGCCGAGCTGGACCGGCTCTCCGGCGGTACGGACGTCGAGCTGGAGCTCCAGCGCATGAAGGCCGAGCTGGCGGGCCCGGGCGCCGACAAGCAGGCCATCGAGGGCGGCCAGGCGGGCCAGGGGCAGCAGGCTCCGCAGGCGCAGCCCGGACAGCCGCGTTTCGACAAGCAGTGA
- the pspAA gene encoding PspA-associated protein PspAA, with product MIVRIMGEGQVKLDDAHFVELNKLDDELLEEMESGDESGFRRTLGALLDAVRRLGTPLPDDALEPSELILPAEDATLDEVREMLSDDGLIPG from the coding sequence GTGATCGTACGGATCATGGGGGAGGGGCAGGTGAAGCTCGACGACGCGCACTTCGTCGAGCTGAACAAGCTGGACGACGAGCTGCTCGAAGAAATGGAGAGCGGCGACGAGTCCGGCTTCCGGCGCACCCTGGGCGCCCTTCTGGACGCGGTGCGCCGTCTGGGCACCCCACTGCCGGACGACGCCCTGGAGCCGTCCGAACTGATCCTGCCCGCCGAGGACGCGACCCTCGACGAGGTCAGGGAGATGCTCAGCGATGACGGGCTGATTCCGGGCTGA
- a CDS encoding sensor histidine kinase, translating to MTPLAPGQAGPRPGGGPLAWIRAHPRACDTALALAVFGAILVGAMAGPHGPHGPRFGERDLTVTTAVLAAVASGALALRRRFPRSVLVVTGVCTVLELLLETEAPRAPVACSVVVALCTLAARTDRSTTWRVGALTVVVLTAAAMLFGARPWYAQENLGIFAWTGMAAAAGDAVRSRRAFVAAIRERAERAERTREEEARRRVAEERMRIARELHDVVAHHIALVNVQAGVASHVMDSRPDQAKQALAHVREASRSALDELRATVGLLRQSDDPRAPTEPAPGLAVLDHLVDGFVRAGLPVDLDVPRPADALPAAIDLTAYRIVQEALTNVHKHAGQGARATVRVTRTTDALTVTVLDDGTGPDHGHRAPQPGGGHGLIGMRERVEALRGTVETGPRAAGGFRVHVRLPLQTTRTDHQAGASGRSCRTGETG from the coding sequence GTGACTCCCCTCGCCCCCGGGCAGGCCGGCCCGCGTCCGGGCGGCGGCCCGCTCGCCTGGATACGCGCCCACCCGCGCGCCTGCGACACCGCGCTGGCGCTCGCCGTCTTCGGGGCCATCCTGGTCGGCGCGATGGCCGGGCCGCACGGGCCGCACGGCCCCCGTTTCGGCGAACGGGACCTGACCGTCACCACCGCGGTTCTCGCCGCCGTCGCCAGCGGCGCCCTGGCACTGCGCCGCCGCTTCCCGCGCAGCGTGCTGGTCGTGACCGGTGTCTGCACCGTCCTCGAACTCCTCCTCGAAACCGAGGCGCCGCGCGCCCCGGTCGCCTGCTCCGTGGTCGTCGCGCTGTGCACCCTCGCCGCCCGTACGGACCGCTCCACCACCTGGCGCGTCGGCGCGCTGACCGTGGTCGTGCTCACCGCCGCCGCGATGCTCTTCGGGGCCCGCCCCTGGTACGCGCAGGAGAACCTGGGGATCTTCGCGTGGACCGGCATGGCCGCCGCGGCCGGTGACGCGGTCCGCAGCCGCCGCGCCTTCGTCGCCGCCATACGGGAACGGGCCGAACGCGCCGAGCGCACCCGCGAGGAGGAGGCCCGGCGCCGCGTCGCCGAGGAGCGCATGCGCATCGCCCGCGAGCTGCACGACGTGGTCGCCCACCACATCGCCCTGGTCAACGTGCAGGCCGGGGTCGCCTCGCACGTCATGGACAGCCGCCCCGACCAGGCCAAGCAGGCCCTGGCCCACGTACGCGAGGCGTCCCGCTCGGCCCTGGACGAACTGCGCGCCACCGTGGGCCTGCTGCGCCAGTCCGACGACCCGCGGGCCCCCACCGAACCCGCCCCCGGCCTGGCCGTCCTCGACCACCTCGTGGACGGTTTCGTACGCGCCGGCCTGCCCGTCGACCTCGACGTCCCGCGCCCGGCGGACGCCCTGCCCGCCGCCATCGACCTGACCGCGTACCGCATCGTCCAGGAAGCCCTGACCAACGTGCACAAACACGCCGGCCAGGGCGCCCGCGCGACGGTCCGCGTCACCCGCACCACCGACGCCCTGACGGTCACGGTCCTGGACGACGGCACCGGCCCGGACCACGGCCACCGCGCCCCGCAACCCGGCGGCGGCCACGGCCTGATCGGCATGCGCGAACGCGTCGAAGCCCTGCGCGGCACCGTCGAAACCGGCCCCCGCGCGGCCGGCGGCTTCCGGGTACACGTACGCCTGCCCCTCCAGACCACCCGAACCGATCACCAGGCCGGCGCGTCCGGCCGCAGCTGCCGCACGGGGGAGACCGGATGA
- a CDS encoding response regulator: protein MTIKVLLADDQALLRSAFRILVDSEPDMEVVGEASDGAEAYELTRATGPDVVLMDIRMPGVDGLAATRMITADPDLTAVRVVILTTFEVDDYVVQALRGGASGFLGKGAEPDELLSAIRIAAAGEALLSPAATKGLIAKFLAQGEGPSEGGPGRPGAAELGTLTGREREVLVLVGGGLSNDEIAKELAVSPLTVKTHVNRAMAKLGARDRAQLVVIAYESGLVRPRAR, encoded by the coding sequence ATGACCATCAAGGTGCTGCTCGCCGACGACCAGGCCCTGCTCCGCAGCGCCTTCCGCATCCTCGTGGACTCCGAGCCGGACATGGAGGTGGTGGGGGAGGCGTCCGACGGGGCCGAGGCGTACGAGCTGACGCGGGCCACGGGGCCCGATGTCGTCCTGATGGACATCCGGATGCCCGGCGTGGACGGCCTCGCCGCCACCCGCATGATCACCGCCGACCCGGACCTGACCGCCGTACGCGTGGTCATCCTGACCACCTTCGAGGTGGACGACTACGTGGTGCAGGCGCTGCGGGGCGGGGCCAGCGGGTTCCTCGGGAAGGGGGCCGAGCCGGACGAGCTGCTCAGCGCCATCCGGATCGCGGCGGCCGGGGAGGCGCTGCTGTCGCCGGCCGCGACGAAGGGGCTGATCGCCAAGTTCCTCGCGCAGGGGGAGGGGCCGTCCGAGGGCGGGCCCGGGCGGCCGGGGGCGGCCGAGCTGGGCACGCTGACCGGGCGGGAGCGGGAGGTGCTCGTGCTGGTCGGGGGCGGGCTGTCCAACGACGAGATCGCCAAGGAGCTCGCGGTCAGCCCGCTGACGGTCAAGACACACGTCAACCGGGCCATGGCCAAGCTGGGCGCGCGCGACCGGGCGCAGCTGGTGGTCATCGCGTACGAATCGGGGCTGGTCCGCCCGCGGGCGCGGTAG